The proteins below are encoded in one region of Pelagibacterium flavum:
- a CDS encoding DUF1761 domain-containing protein: protein MDYLSVNWLAVLLAMIASMALGAAWYMTLSKQWIAATGKTTDEIMAGSGGQATPFIWGAAMQLVMAYFLALLTPAIMGEVTIASAVTVGIHLWAGFMVTSMILNHRYQGASWSLAVIDGGYLLGVMIVQGVVIGLLG from the coding sequence ATGGATTATCTTAGTGTGAACTGGCTGGCCGTGCTCCTGGCCATGATCGCGTCGATGGCGCTGGGTGCTGCCTGGTACATGACCTTGTCCAAGCAGTGGATTGCCGCCACCGGCAAGACCACAGACGAAATCATGGCCGGCTCGGGCGGGCAGGCAACGCCTTTCATCTGGGGCGCGGCAATGCAATTGGTCATGGCCTATTTCCTGGCCCTTCTCACTCCGGCCATCATGGGCGAGGTGACAATTGCGTCCGCGGTTACAGTCGGCATCCATCTGTGGGCCGGGTTCATGGTGACGTCGATGATCCTCAATCACCGCTATCAGGGCGCCAGCTGGTCTCTGGCCGTGATCGATGGCGGATATCTTTTGGGCGTGATGATCGTCCAGGGCGTGGTGATCGGGCTTTTGGGTTAG
- the htpX gene encoding zinc metalloprotease HtpX: MNALRTTILLAGMTALFMGVGYMIGGTGGMALAFLFALGTNAFAYWNSDKMVLSMQGAKEIDPRSAPELYQMTKRLADNAGLPMPRLYLIATDQPNAFATGRSPDKGVVAVSSGLVKYLDSREVAAVIAHELAHIKNRDTLTMTVTATLAGAISMLAQFGLFFGGARDNNNPLGFVGVIAMVILAPIAAMLVQMAVSRTREYEADKDGAEICGDPAALATALEKISSLSRRTVNEAAERAPAMAHMYISNPLSGARMDNLFSTHPNVENRIAALTQMASRVRGGGGGQTPRQRVNPIEANVRPGQSWRTPGTRPRSDDGKPSGPWG; encoded by the coding sequence ATGAATGCTCTGCGCACCACGATTTTGCTTGCCGGCATGACCGCGCTGTTCATGGGCGTTGGCTATATGATCGGCGGCACGGGCGGCATGGCTCTGGCCTTTTTGTTCGCGCTCGGCACCAACGCCTTTGCGTATTGGAACTCGGACAAGATGGTGCTCTCCATGCAGGGCGCCAAAGAGATCGATCCGCGCTCGGCGCCCGAGCTTTACCAGATGACCAAGCGGCTCGCCGACAATGCCGGCCTGCCCATGCCAAGGCTTTATCTCATCGCGACCGATCAGCCCAACGCGTTTGCCACCGGCCGCAGCCCCGACAAGGGCGTGGTCGCGGTCTCGTCCGGCCTTGTCAAATATCTCGACAGCCGCGAAGTGGCCGCCGTGATCGCCCACGAATTGGCCCATATCAAGAACCGCGACACGCTTACCATGACCGTCACCGCCACGCTGGCCGGTGCCATTTCCATGCTGGCTCAGTTCGGCCTGTTTTTCGGCGGGGCGCGCGACAACAACAATCCGCTGGGATTTGTCGGGGTGATCGCCATGGTCATTCTGGCTCCCATCGCAGCCATGCTGGTTCAGATGGCGGTTTCGCGCACCCGCGAATATGAAGCCGACAAGGATGGGGCTGAAATCTGCGGTGACCCGGCGGCGCTGGCCACGGCGCTTGAAAAGATTTCCTCGCTTTCAAGGCGCACGGTCAACGAGGCGGCCGAACGGGCGCCGGCCATGGCGCATATGTATATCTCCAACCCGCTCTCGGGCGCCCGCATGGACAACCTCTTTTCCACGCACCCCAATGTGGAAAACCGCATCGCGGCGCTCACGCAGATGGCGTCGCGCGTGCGGGGCGGTGGTGGTGGCCAAACGCCGCGCCAGAGGGTAAACCCCATCGAGGCCAATGTCCGGCCCGGTCAGAGCTGGCGTACGCCCGGCACGCGGCCGCGCTCGGATGATGGCAAACCATCGGGCCCCTGGGGATAG
- a CDS encoding EVE domain-containing protein produces MAYWLFKSEPETWGWDDQVKKGGPEEWGGVRNYQARNNMREMKKGDLGFFYHSVKEKAVVGIVRVANEIHHDSTTDDPRWECVDIEAVKPLERPVTLDEIKSMPELENMVLVNNSRLSVQPVAEDEWKLICKLGGVEP; encoded by the coding sequence ATGGCGTACTGGCTGTTCAAGTCCGAACCCGAAACCTGGGGTTGGGACGATCAGGTCAAAAAGGGTGGCCCGGAAGAATGGGGCGGGGTGCGCAATTATCAGGCGCGCAACAATATGCGTGAGATGAAAAAGGGCGATCTGGGCTTCTTTTACCACTCGGTCAAGGAAAAGGCCGTGGTGGGCATCGTCCGTGTCGCCAATGAAATCCACCATGATTCCACCACCGACGATCCGCGCTGGGAATGCGTGGATATCGAGGCGGTCAAACCCCTCGAGCGCCCCGTAACGCTCGATGAGATCAAATCGATGCCCGAGCTTGAAAACATGGTTTTGGTCAACAATTCGCGCCTTTCTGTCCAGCCGGTGGCCGAAGATGAATGGAAATTGATCTGCAAGCTGGGGGGCGTTGAACCCTGA
- a CDS encoding DUF1674 domain-containing protein, producing the protein MRETPKAKRPDPAIARRALQEAKTRRAEIDAKTSNAPREVDGRGGLDPARYGDWEIKGISSDF; encoded by the coding sequence ATGCGCGAAACGCCAAAGGCCAAACGCCCCGATCCCGCAATCGCCCGGCGCGCCCTCCAAGAAGCCAAAACGCGCCGCGCCGAAATCGACGCCAAGACCTCTAACGCGCCGCGCGAGGTCGATGGCCGCGGCGGGCTCGATCCGGCCCGCTACGGGGACTGGGAAATCAAGGGCATTTCCTCGGACTTTTGA
- a CDS encoding RsmB/NOP family class I SAM-dependent RNA methyltransferase, with protein sequence MTETRDLPGLKLRLEAAFHLKSVLEGKPFAPIGPDRLAESRDRALANRMVTTALRRHGQIDAVFKEVLAKGVPQRAGILEAVLRIAVVQLLWLDDIPAHSAIHLGVESARADKRAGRFDKLVNGVLRSIQRGADRFGALDNAMLIPGWLASQWTGAYGADAVTRFCEILVQSPPLDLTLKAPDPDLIAVLGGQPVLGPTVRLTERDAAVADLAGFAEGKWWVQDVSAALPARLLGAARGEKILDLCAAPGGKTAQLASAGAEVTALDISADRMERVRANLDRLDLDAEIVVADALGYAPGPVFDAVLLDAPCSATGTFRRHPEVLLHRNAQGIAERVALQRRMLAHAASLLKPGGRLIYCVCSLEADEGEQQLGWAKKELPDLEPAPIGAAELDGWDVPLTAEGTVRLTPSMTLPNGVSGGLDGFFIARFVKKTA encoded by the coding sequence TTGACCGAGACACGCGATCTGCCCGGCCTCAAGCTTCGGCTTGAGGCCGCTTTTCATCTCAAATCGGTGCTCGAAGGCAAGCCCTTCGCCCCGATCGGTCCGGACCGGTTGGCCGAAAGCCGCGACCGGGCGCTGGCCAATCGCATGGTCACCACGGCCCTGCGCCGCCACGGCCAGATCGATGCCGTTTTTAAAGAGGTGCTCGCCAAGGGCGTTCCCCAGCGCGCCGGCATTCTGGAAGCGGTGCTGCGCATCGCCGTCGTCCAATTGCTGTGGCTTGACGACATTCCGGCCCATTCGGCCATTCATCTGGGCGTTGAATCGGCGCGGGCCGACAAACGGGCCGGACGGTTCGACAAGCTGGTCAATGGCGTGTTGCGCTCGATCCAGCGTGGGGCTGATCGGTTCGGGGCGCTCGACAACGCGATGCTGATCCCCGGTTGGCTGGCATCGCAATGGACCGGTGCCTATGGTGCCGATGCGGTGACGCGTTTTTGCGAAATCCTCGTTCAATCCCCGCCGCTCGATCTGACGCTCAAAGCCCCCGACCCCGATCTGATTGCCGTTTTGGGCGGCCAGCCCGTGCTCGGCCCGACCGTCCGGCTCACCGAGCGCGATGCGGCGGTGGCCGATCTGGCCGGCTTTGCCGAAGGCAAATGGTGGGTGCAGGATGTTTCGGCTGCCTTGCCCGCCCGGCTCCTGGGTGCTGCCAGGGGCGAAAAAATCCTCGATCTGTGCGCGGCACCGGGCGGCAAGACGGCCCAATTGGCCTCTGCCGGCGCCGAGGTCACCGCGCTCGATATTTCGGCCGACCGCATGGAGCGGGTGCGGGCCAATCTCGACCGGCTTGACCTCGATGCGGAAATTGTCGTTGCCGACGCCCTCGGCTACGCGCCCGGCCCGGTGTTCGATGCGGTGCTGCTCGATGCGCCCTGTTCGGCCACCGGCACATTCCGGCGTCATCCCGAAGTGCTTTTGCACCGCAATGCGCAAGGCATCGCCGAACGGGTCGCGTTGCAGCGCAGGATGCTGGCGCATGCCGCCTCGCTTCTCAAGCCCGGCGGACGGTTGATCTATTGCGTGTGTTCGCTCGAGGCCGATGAAGGCGAACAGCAATTGGGTTGGGCGAAAAAAGAGCTCCCCGACCTTGAGCCTGCGCCAATCGGTGCTGCCGAACTCGATGGCTGGGACGTGCCCCTCACGGCTGAGGGCACAGTGCGACTGACGCCGTCAATGACCCTGCCGAACGGGGTCAGTGGAGGGTTGGACGGGTTTTTCATCGCCCGCTTCGTGAAAAAAACAGCCTGA